DNA from Cutibacterium acnes:
AAACTTGCTCGCCGGATCAACCATTCGTGTGCTGAAATCCCATTGGGTCGAGCCGGGGACAGGGAGGAACCATTCATGACCAAACACCACGACGAAGAGGATGAGGATCGGTCGCCGATCCTCGAAGCCACCGATCGTCACATCCTCGCCCTGCTTGAAAAAGACGGTCGGATGTCGTGGACCGAGCTCGGCCACCAGACCGGCCTATCGACCTCAGCCGCCCAACAACGTGTCAAACGTCTTGAAGCCAAGGGGATCATCACTGGATATCACGCCACGCTGAACCTTGAGGCGATCGGTGCGGGTATCACCGCATTTATCTTCCTCAACCCCATCGATCCCGAAGAAGACGAAACGATACCCGGTATTCTACGTACCTTCCCCGAAGTACGAGGCTGTCACTCCATCGCTGGGGCAGCGTCCTATCTGGCACGAGTCCAAGCGCCCAGCGCCGGCCACCTCGATCAGTTGCTCACGCGTATTCGCAAAGAATGTCTTTGCGGCACAGAGACAGTCGTCGTCCTCGACACCATGTTCGACGACCTCGGCATGTTGGGAACCCGGTGATTTCTCGCCTGCGGCGCACCTCGTGGCTGCGTGGTACAGCTG
Protein-coding regions in this window:
- a CDS encoding Lrp/AsnC family transcriptional regulator, whose product is MTKHHDEEDEDRSPILEATDRHILALLEKDGRMSWTELGHQTGLSTSAAQQRVKRLEAKGIITGYHATLNLEAIGAGITAFIFLNPIDPEEDETIPGILRTFPEVRGCHSIAGAASYLARVQAPSAGHLDQLLTRIRKECLCGTETVVVLDTMFDDLGMLGTR